One region of Melitaea cinxia chromosome 29, ilMelCinx1.1, whole genome shotgun sequence genomic DNA includes:
- the LOC123667839 gene encoding coiled-coil domain-containing protein 13, with translation MNKNKMASNTKIRSKINLKEEKLADMGAQIDETDEMKLKMLAGLDKPNPDDVIYPAELNAHLIEQLKIMTGENNELRKTVYMKNEEMKELNKTIADLKQRIRDIISGTGPAISSKSAGVISAKITDLCKQNRHLVSEVESYKTKNAALERKIMQLDIITKENEKLEACLCKEETIDVNSDELKELNNKLSVVNKKLYESKNRNLELKNDILIATKILQQELGDKFTSIKELQNDLAGWKGRAQQIVLLQAKITELEEKLNGKNKDMMESKRKDQGQIIRELEMKRKKETDQALKELNAIKEENQELKKKLDGARCRIRNLECDSTTVRQKMQTFVEKSNHDDLLIAEQRNQIKNLEIYYQEILKENTSKMTKMNNEIVEYQKLIKNTDAKIDALRQQASEKATKIEELRAQLLRYEECSLQSVFFTPMKTATDNEIKKLSELVVTLNERLDNERHKWEELDLAHRKLKEKNKRLERRVFSLEDELRTLKEASRRGSRTTKTLLNKEQQYDIVAFGTPSVIKKQSSIEVFGKPSETVSSETPPGYEALDKDELKYKLELAEEKLKIMEDKLKMIEEEKQDDYKNLTEMIQTSKQLFNEALSVLKREKCQCS, from the exons atgaataaaaataaaatggcttCCAATACAAAAATCAgatctaaaattaatttgaaagagGAAAAATTAGCAGATATGGGAGCGCAAATCGACGAGACTGATGAAATGAAGCTTAAAATGCTAGCTGGGCTTGATAAACCTAATCCTGATGACGTTATTTACCCTGCAGAACTAAATGCACATCTGATTGAACAGCTtaaa ATAATGACCGGTGAAAATAACGAGCTACGTAAAACAGTATACATGAAAAACGAAGAGATGAAAGAACTCAATAAAACAATCGCAGATCTCAAACAACGGATACGCGATATCATATCCGGCACGGGACCAGCCATTTCATCTAAATCAGCTGGTGTTATTAGCGCCAAAATAACCGATCTCTGCAAACAAAACCGACACTTAGTTTCCGAAGTCGAAAGTTATAAAACGAAAAATGCAGCTCTTGAACGTAAAATAATGCAACTCGATATTATAACTAAAGAAAACGAAAAATTAGAAGCTTGTCTGTGCAAAGAAGAGACAATCGATGTGAATTCAGATGAACTCAAAGAGCTAAACAATAAACTTtctgtagtaaataaaaaactttatgaaagtaaaaatagaaatcttgaattaaaaaatgatatattaatagCAACAAAAATACTTCAGCAAGAGCTTGGTGATAAATTCACGAGTATAAAAGAATTGCAAAATGATTTAGCAGGTTGGaaaggtagagcacagcagatTGTGTTATTACAAGCCAAGATTACGGAACTCGAAGAAAAACTAAATGGCAAAAATAAGGATATGATGGAATCAAAACGAAAGGATCAAGGCCAA aTTATTCGTGAATTAGAaatgaaaaggaaaaaagaaacgGATCAAGCATTGAAAGAACTCAATgcaataaaagaagaaaatcaGGAATTGAAAAAGAAGTTAGATGGGGCAAGATGTCGAATAAGAAATTTGGAATGTGATTCCACTACTGTAAGACAAAAAATGCAAACTTTTGTCGAAAAAAGTAACCACGATGACCTTCTTATAGCAGAACAAAGG AATCAAATTAAGAATTTAGAAATTTACTATCAAGAAATTCTAAAAGAGAATACGTCGAAAATGACAAAAATGAACAACGAAATCGTAGAATATCAGAAACTGATTAAAAATACAGATGCGAAAATTGATGCTCTGAGGCAGCAAGCTTCTGAAAAAGCGACTAAAATCGAAGAACTAAGAGCACAGCTATTGAGATACGAAGAATGTTCGCTGCAGAGCGTCTTTTTCACACCAATGAAGACAGCCACTgacaacgaaataaaaaaattatcagaatTAGTTGTTACACTTAACGAAAGATTAGATAATGAGCGTCACAAATGGGAAGAATTAGATTTAGCTCATAGGAAGctaaaagaaaagaataaaagGTTAGAAAGAAGAGTGTTTTCTTTAGAAGATGAATTGAGAACTTTAAAAGAAGCATCGAGAAGAGGATCGAGAACtactaaaactttattaaataaagaacaacAGTACGATATTGTAGCATTTGGAACACCGTCAGTAATCAAGAAACAGTCATCCATAGAGGTTTTTGGTAAACCAAGTGAGACAGTTTCTTCAGAAACCCCACCAGGGTATGAAGCTCTAGATAAAGATGAGTTAAAATATAAGTTGGAGCTAGCAgaagaaaaacttaaaataatggAAGATAAATTGAAAATGATCGAAGAAGAGAAACAAGatgattacaaaaatttaacagAAATGATACAAACTTCAAAACAACTTTTCAACGAAGCGTTGTCAGTTTTGAAACGTGAGAAGTGTCAGTGTTCgtaa